The following coding sequences are from one Halomonas sp. HAL1 window:
- the hisC gene encoding histidinol-phosphate transaminase has protein sequence MSQYWSPAVRELTPYVPGEQPREKLVKLNTNENPYPPAPGVGKALRDYATDHLRLYPDPTSKALREALAETFKVASSQVFVGNGSDEVLAFAFQAFFCHQAPLDVPAITYSFYPVYANLYGVELRKHPLNKQWEVDIDALAAATNRSGVIFANPNAPTGHAHSLATIEALLKRVTDRVVLVDEAYVDFGAESAVTLIDRYPNLLVTGTFSKSRSLAGLRLGYAVGSEELIDGLLRVKDSFNSYPVDSLASLVGIAALKDVEHFEACREHVITTRERTHQRLEALGFEVLPSKANFVLAQHPDYAGAQLFMDLRERGILVRHFNTSDLNNFLRITIGTDDEMDSLIEALETILD, from the coding sequence ATGAGCCAATACTGGAGTCCGGCCGTTCGCGAACTTACGCCTTACGTGCCCGGTGAGCAGCCACGCGAGAAGCTTGTTAAACTCAATACCAATGAAAACCCTTACCCACCTGCTCCAGGCGTCGGTAAGGCACTGCGCGATTATGCAACAGACCATCTGCGCCTCTACCCTGACCCTACCTCTAAAGCACTGCGTGAAGCGCTGGCGGAGACATTTAAGGTAGCCAGCAGCCAAGTGTTTGTCGGAAACGGTTCCGATGAAGTGTTGGCGTTCGCATTTCAGGCCTTCTTTTGCCATCAGGCGCCGCTTGACGTGCCTGCCATTACCTATAGCTTTTACCCTGTTTACGCCAATCTTTATGGCGTTGAGCTGCGTAAGCATCCGCTCAATAAGCAGTGGGAAGTCGATATTGATGCGCTGGCGGCGGCTACTAACCGCAGCGGCGTTATTTTCGCTAATCCAAACGCCCCTACCGGACACGCTCACTCGCTCGCGACGATAGAGGCACTGCTTAAGCGCGTCACAGATCGCGTAGTGCTGGTGGACGAGGCGTATGTCGATTTCGGTGCAGAGAGTGCTGTAACGCTGATTGATCGCTACCCTAACCTGCTTGTCACCGGTACGTTTTCTAAGTCCCGCAGTTTGGCAGGCTTGCGGCTGGGTTATGCGGTGGGCTCTGAGGAATTGATTGATGGCTTACTGCGGGTAAAAGACTCTTTCAACTCTTACCCAGTGGATAGTCTGGCAAGCTTAGTAGGCATCGCCGCTCTGAAAGATGTCGAGCATTTCGAAGCCTGCCGCGAGCATGTCATTACCACGCGTGAGCGTACCCATCAGCGCCTTGAAGCGCTAGGCTTTGAGGTATTGCCCTCGAAGGCTAACTTCGTGCTTGCCCAACACCCTGATTATGCAGGTGCTCAGCTATTTATGGACCTACGTGAGCGAGGTATCCTGGTGCGCCATTTTAATACATCAGACCTCAACAACTTCCTACGCATCACCATCGGCACCGATGATGAGATGGATAGCTTGATTGAAGCACTAGAAACAATCTTGGACTAG
- the radA gene encoding DNA repair protein RadA, producing the protein MAKAKSAFVCTECGAEYRKWQGQCSSCQEWNTLSEVRLESARPGGGAASGRSGYTGDLSREVIDLGNVDLSEVPRMSSTFAEFDRVLGGGLVPGSAVLLGGNPGAGKSTLLLQTACKLAQQRRILYVTGEESLSQVAMRAHRLQLPTNGLKMLAETSVETILAVSEREKPEILVIDSIQTMHLEDISSAPGGVAQVRESAAALTRFAKKTNTVLLLVGHVTKDGSLAGPKVLEHMIDASLLLEGGADSRFRTLRGQKNRFGAVNELGVFAMLEQGLKEVKNPSAIFLSRQEVQAPGSLVMVVWEGTRPILVEVQALVDESALGNPRRVAVGVDQNRLAMLLAVLNRHGGLFTGDQDVFLNVVGGVKVLETSADLAVLLAVVSSLQNRALPKELVVFGEVGLSGEIRPVPSGQERIAEAAKHGFLRAIVPRANAPKQAPKGMEVIAVDKLSDALEAL; encoded by the coding sequence GTGGCCAAAGCTAAAAGCGCCTTTGTATGCACTGAGTGCGGTGCTGAATATCGCAAATGGCAAGGGCAGTGCAGTAGTTGCCAAGAGTGGAACACCCTAAGCGAGGTGCGTTTAGAGAGTGCACGCCCTGGTGGCGGAGCAGCCTCTGGGCGCTCAGGCTACACAGGTGATCTCTCGCGAGAAGTGATCGATCTTGGCAATGTTGATCTCAGCGAGGTTCCTCGCATGAGCTCCACGTTCGCTGAGTTTGACCGCGTGTTAGGCGGCGGGCTGGTACCCGGTTCGGCGGTTCTGTTGGGCGGGAATCCAGGCGCAGGTAAATCGACGCTACTGCTACAAACGGCCTGTAAGCTAGCCCAGCAGCGACGCATACTCTATGTGACGGGGGAGGAGTCGCTCTCTCAAGTAGCCATGCGTGCCCACCGCCTGCAACTGCCCACCAACGGTTTGAAAATGCTGGCCGAGACCAGTGTGGAAACCATTCTGGCGGTATCTGAGCGTGAAAAGCCGGAAATTCTGGTAATCGACTCGATCCAAACCATGCATCTGGAAGACATTAGCTCTGCGCCTGGTGGCGTTGCTCAGGTGCGCGAGTCAGCCGCCGCGTTAACGCGCTTTGCCAAGAAGACCAATACCGTTCTGTTATTAGTGGGACACGTGACTAAAGATGGTTCGCTGGCGGGCCCTAAAGTCCTTGAGCATATGATCGATGCCTCGCTGTTATTAGAAGGCGGCGCAGACTCACGCTTTCGCACCCTACGTGGTCAGAAAAACCGCTTTGGTGCCGTTAACGAGCTGGGTGTCTTCGCGATGCTTGAGCAGGGCCTTAAAGAAGTCAAAAACCCCAGCGCGATTTTTCTCTCCCGCCAAGAAGTGCAAGCGCCCGGCAGCTTGGTAATGGTGGTTTGGGAGGGAACGCGGCCAATTCTGGTCGAGGTGCAGGCACTGGTAGATGAGTCTGCGCTTGGCAATCCCCGACGGGTAGCTGTCGGCGTTGATCAAAATCGCCTGGCCATGCTGTTGGCAGTGCTCAACCGCCACGGTGGTCTGTTTACCGGTGACCAAGACGTATTCCTGAACGTTGTCGGTGGTGTCAAAGTGCTTGAAACCAGCGCCGATTTGGCAGTACTGCTGGCAGTAGTATCTAGCCTGCAAAACCGCGCGTTGCCCAAAGAGTTAGTGGTATTCGGTGAAGTTGGGCTTTCCGGCGAGATACGCCCGGTGCCTAGTGGCCAAGAGCGTATTGCCGAGGCGGCCAAGCACGGTTTTCTGCGTGCCATCGTGCCGCGGGCCAATGCACCCAAGCAGGCGCCAAAAGGCATGGAAGTGATCGCCGTGGATAAGCTCAGCGATGCGCTGGAAGCACTGTAG
- a CDS encoding malate dehydrogenase, translated as MKDPVRIAITGGAGQISYSLIFRIAAGDMLGPDQPVILQLLEIPQAMDALNGVVMEVNDCAFPLVQDIVATDDPNVAFKDADFALLVGARPRGPGMERKDLLEANAAIFSVQGKALNDHASRDVKVLVVGNPANTNALIASCNAPDLDAGQFTAMTRLDHNRALTQLAQKTGKHVTDVENMIIWGNHSATQYPDLAQCKVDGKAAFDLVERDWYENDFIPTVQQRGAAIIKARGASSAASAASSAIDHMHDWALGSKGIVSMAIPSDGSYGIEEGIIYSYPVRCQGGKYEIVQGFEIDEFSQEKMKATEKELREERAAVEHLLG; from the coding sequence ATGAAAGATCCAGTACGTATTGCGATTACCGGCGGCGCCGGTCAGATCAGCTACTCACTTATTTTCCGCATCGCCGCAGGCGACATGTTGGGGCCGGATCAGCCAGTCATTCTCCAGCTGCTCGAAATTCCCCAGGCAATGGACGCCCTGAACGGCGTGGTAATGGAAGTTAACGACTGTGCTTTCCCGTTGGTTCAAGACATCGTCGCAACCGATGACCCGAACGTCGCGTTCAAAGACGCTGACTTCGCTCTGCTGGTAGGTGCACGTCCGCGTGGCCCAGGCATGGAGCGTAAAGACCTGCTGGAAGCCAACGCCGCGATCTTCTCCGTACAAGGTAAAGCATTGAACGATCACGCTAGCCGTGATGTGAAAGTGCTGGTCGTGGGTAACCCGGCTAACACCAACGCGCTGATTGCTTCCTGCAACGCGCCGGACCTGGACGCAGGCCAGTTCACCGCGATGACGCGTTTGGACCACAACCGCGCCCTGACCCAGCTGGCACAGAAAACCGGCAAGCACGTCACTGACGTTGAAAACATGATCATCTGGGGCAACCACAGTGCTACCCAGTATCCGGATCTGGCCCAGTGCAAAGTCGACGGCAAAGCAGCGTTCGATCTGGTTGAGCGCGACTGGTACGAAAACGACTTCATCCCCACTGTGCAACAGCGCGGCGCGGCAATCATCAAAGCACGTGGCGCCTCTTCAGCCGCTTCTGCTGCTTCTTCAGCCATCGACCATATGCACGACTGGGCGCTGGGTTCCAAAGGCATCGTCAGCATGGCGATTCCGTCTGACGGCAGCTACGGCATCGAAGAAGGCATCATCTACTCCTACCCAGTGCGTTGCCAGGGTGGCAAGTATGAAATCGTTCAAGGCTTCGAAATTGACGAATTCAGCCAAGAGAAGATGAAAGCCACCGAGAAAGAACTGCGCGAAGAGCGTGCAGCCGTCGAGCACCTGCTCGGCTAA
- a CDS encoding efflux RND transporter periplasmic adaptor subunit: MRKIPFSYALASLLVLALVIWLAFGNFQRFQTSTPEASARNDTGPRVEIAVQQSTPFIPQQIIQGQLTAERETTLRANVAGFVAEKPVAQGSRVEAGDTLLILDNDALPEQLQQARDELAVAEAEYAGARNLRQRELISQPELLRLQSSLSASAASVAQLQKQLDDSRPTAPFDGVIDRVQVEVGDLLQPGEEWAQLVDDRRLKGAAWVSQQQVGDLSEGLPVTARLLNGDHLEGELTFISHRAEEATRTFYIEATLDNPAGKRLAGGSAELTITLPPRQVHTLSPALLSLNSEGQLAVKHLDEDDQVQQTAVELVSADIQRAYVTGLPDPLRLITLGAGMVDTGETVTPVPAEDAIISQPQAGQDSVHAPVN, translated from the coding sequence ATGCGAAAAATCCCGTTCTCTTATGCATTGGCTAGCTTACTGGTGCTGGCGCTGGTGATATGGCTCGCCTTTGGTAATTTCCAGCGCTTCCAAACCAGTACACCGGAAGCCTCTGCCCGCAACGACACGGGGCCACGGGTCGAAATTGCGGTGCAGCAGAGTACGCCGTTTATTCCCCAACAGATTATCCAAGGCCAGTTGACCGCTGAACGCGAAACCACCCTGCGAGCCAACGTCGCAGGCTTTGTGGCCGAAAAGCCGGTTGCCCAGGGCAGCCGCGTTGAGGCGGGCGATACGCTACTGATCCTGGATAACGACGCCCTGCCGGAACAACTGCAGCAGGCCCGGGACGAGCTAGCGGTGGCTGAGGCGGAGTATGCCGGGGCACGCAACCTGCGCCAGCGGGAGCTGATTTCGCAGCCCGAGCTTTTGCGCCTGCAGAGTTCTCTCAGTGCCAGCGCCGCCTCGGTGGCCCAACTGCAGAAGCAACTGGATGACAGCCGCCCCACTGCGCCTTTTGATGGTGTGATCGATCGCGTGCAGGTAGAGGTAGGCGACCTGTTACAGCCCGGAGAAGAGTGGGCCCAGTTGGTGGACGACCGCCGCTTGAAGGGTGCCGCCTGGGTATCCCAGCAGCAAGTAGGCGATTTAAGCGAGGGGCTGCCGGTCACCGCACGATTACTCAATGGCGACCACCTTGAAGGCGAGCTGACCTTTATCAGCCACCGCGCCGAAGAGGCCACGCGCACTTTTTACATCGAAGCTACGCTGGATAACCCGGCGGGTAAACGTCTTGCCGGTGGTAGTGCGGAACTGACGATTACGCTGCCACCCCGCCAGGTGCACACTCTGTCGCCTGCCCTGCTCAGCTTGAACAGTGAGGGCCAACTGGCCGTCAAGCACCTGGATGAGGACGATCAGGTACAGCAGACCGCTGTCGAACTGGTGAGCGCCGATATACAGCGCGCCTATGTGACCGGCCTACCCGATCCGCTACGCCTGATTACGCTAGGCGCTGGCATGGTGGATACCGGCGAAACGGTGACACCGGTGCCTGCTGAAGACGCCATTATTTCGCAACCGCAAGCCGGGCAGGATAGCGTTCATGCGCCAGTTAATTAA
- a CDS encoding Rsd/AlgQ family anti-sigma factor, giving the protein MLEDCKNALERWGGVHTLIDRWLDQRRQLLVSFIELKEACDAELEAVSKAPIDTFSELLMDYISAGHFEIYPQLSEEAQAFGDDAALVIAEKLLERLEMSTEMVLEFDTDFGSTLSCEQNIARLPAWIDRLARGLTERFALEDQLIARLHAAHSPEHAKAPA; this is encoded by the coding sequence ATGCTCGAAGATTGCAAAAATGCCCTGGAGCGCTGGGGAGGCGTACATACCCTGATCGACCGCTGGCTGGATCAGCGTCGACAGTTGTTAGTCAGCTTCATTGAGCTGAAAGAGGCGTGTGACGCTGAACTGGAAGCGGTGAGCAAAGCACCTATTGATACCTTCAGTGAGCTACTGATGGATTACATCAGCGCTGGGCACTTCGAAATCTATCCTCAGCTGTCGGAAGAGGCGCAAGCCTTTGGCGATGATGCTGCGCTGGTTATCGCAGAGAAGCTGCTCGAGCGTCTGGAAATGTCAACCGAGATGGTTCTGGAGTTTGATACCGATTTCGGCTCTACCCTTAGCTGCGAGCAAAATATTGCCCGTTTGCCTGCCTGGATCGACCGTCTAGCGCGTGGCCTTACCGAACGCTTCGCGCTGGAAGACCAGCTGATCGCACGCTTACACGCCGCGCATAGCCCCGAGCACGCCAAAGCCCCCGCTTAA
- the selD gene encoding selenide, water dikinase SelD, with protein MSSIRLTQYSHGAGCGCKIAPDVLDGILAKAGPAAGHKQLIVGNQGREDAAVYDLGDGRGMIATTDFFMPIVDDPFDFGRIAATNAISDVYAMGGTPVMALGILGWPLDKLSAEVAGDVMAGAQAVCRELGVALAGGHSIDAPEPIFGLAVNGLVDLDKLKLNSTAKPGDLLFLTKPLGIGMLTTAEKRGLLEMGHHGLARETMLKSNSIGVKLADVKGVNAMTDVTGFGLAGHLAEMCQASNVMAQIDFRKLPRLAEAESYRRQGAVPGGTLRNRDALGESLPAMDEAHWQWLCDPQTSGGLLISVDPAWEDDVERIGREFGLSLQSFGVMKARQGNASIEMVG; from the coding sequence ATGAGTTCGATTCGCTTGACCCAATATAGCCACGGCGCCGGCTGCGGCTGCAAAATTGCCCCGGACGTGCTGGATGGGATTCTAGCCAAAGCGGGGCCAGCTGCGGGTCATAAGCAGCTTATTGTCGGCAATCAAGGACGCGAAGATGCTGCCGTGTATGATCTGGGCGATGGCCGCGGCATGATCGCCACCACGGATTTCTTCATGCCGATTGTTGATGATCCCTTTGATTTTGGGCGTATCGCGGCGACCAATGCGATCAGCGATGTTTACGCCATGGGCGGTACGCCGGTAATGGCGTTAGGCATTCTAGGCTGGCCATTGGATAAGCTTAGCGCTGAAGTGGCCGGTGATGTGATGGCCGGAGCGCAGGCGGTGTGTCGTGAGTTAGGCGTTGCCTTAGCAGGCGGTCATTCCATTGATGCTCCCGAGCCAATTTTCGGGCTCGCCGTTAACGGCTTGGTCGATCTAGACAAGCTCAAGCTTAATAGCACCGCCAAACCTGGTGATTTGCTGTTCTTAACCAAGCCGCTGGGTATCGGTATGTTAACCACCGCCGAAAAGCGTGGCTTGCTGGAAATGGGCCACCATGGCCTTGCCCGTGAAACCATGCTCAAGTCCAACAGCATTGGCGTAAAGCTTGCCGATGTGAAGGGGGTAAATGCCATGACCGATGTGACCGGTTTCGGGCTGGCTGGCCACCTTGCTGAAATGTGTCAGGCCAGTAATGTGATGGCCCAGATTGATTTTCGTAAGCTGCCGCGCTTAGCCGAGGCCGAGTCTTACCGCCGCCAAGGCGCAGTACCTGGCGGTACGCTACGCAACCGTGATGCGCTGGGTGAAAGCTTGCCCGCCATGGATGAGGCTCACTGGCAGTGGCTGTGTGATCCACAAACCTCTGGCGGATTGCTCATTAGTGTCGATCCTGCCTGGGAGGATGACGTTGAGCGCATTGGCCGCGAGTTCGGCCTGTCGTTACAGTCATTCGGTGTCATGAAAGCGCGCCAAGGTAACGCCTCTATTGAGATGGTCGGGTGA
- a CDS encoding efflux RND transporter permease subunit yields the protein MRQLINAALAHSRTTLLLLVSLLLAGTTAWQMIPKEANPDVTIPMIYVSLSLEGVSPEDGERLLIRPMEQELRGIEGLRKFTAQSSEGHGSITLEFDPGFDPDTALTDVRDRVDIARSELPDEADEPRVMEVNVSEFPVLTIGLSGQLDTRERMTIARRLQEEIEGIADVLEVDIAGEREDLLEIVVDPLVLESYGVDFDALFNQVSRNNRLVAAGSLDTGAGRLALKVPGIIESLDDVMNMPVKVDEDRVVTFGDVAWINPTYKDPAGFARIDDQPAVVLEVSKRAGANIIATIGAVRERLAEADDLLPEQLRFTTILDESTTVENMLSELLNNVLTAVVLVLIVVVAVMGWRMALLVGLTIPGAFLTGILLVWAFGFTLNIVVLFALILVAGMLVDGAIVVSELADRYLHDGQTPHQAWLNAASRMSWPVIASTATTLAVFIPLLFWPGVVGQFMKYLPATVILCLLASLAMALVFLPTLGRLFTRTDTKQSTANNEEATTSFGRGYRHLLTRLLKHPAWVLLVTVLLMVLLYTGYARFNHGVDFFPSVEPDSAQVLVRARGDFSAVETDAIVQRVEAKLSGMSEVRALYARSFAVPNEQMGSDVVGMLQFQFIDWHERRPAQAILDDMAERARDIPGITLEFQEQEMGPGGGKPIVLEVSATNPNVADAGVNQLAQLMRELGGFTDIQDNRSLPGVEWQVNVDRESAARMGTDVTTIGSAVQLLTTGLQVASYRPPEVSDEVDIRVRLPQNWRSLDQLERLTINTQRGQVPISHFVTLEPAPKVGTLNRIDGRRAITIDADLAPGYLADERLRALLEAGRDSLPDGLMVNVAGEQEDQQESMQFLASAFMIAIGLMALILVTQFNSFYQAGLVLSAIVFSTAGVLMGLLITGQAFGIVMVGMGVIALAGIVVNNNIVLIDTYNELRGQGMTPGEAALEAGCLRLRPVLLTAITTVLGLMPMVLGINVDLFTPALGFNAPSAQWWTQMSSAIAGGLTFGTALTLLLTPCMLVIGGKLRRERIAS from the coding sequence ATGCGCCAGTTAATTAATGCGGCGCTAGCCCACTCCCGTACGACGTTACTGCTGCTGGTAAGCCTGCTCTTGGCAGGCACCACTGCCTGGCAGATGATTCCCAAGGAAGCCAACCCCGACGTCACCATTCCAATGATTTACGTTTCGCTGTCGTTGGAGGGTGTGAGCCCCGAGGATGGCGAGCGGCTGCTGATCCGCCCCATGGAGCAGGAACTGCGCGGCATTGAGGGACTGCGCAAGTTTACCGCCCAGTCCAGCGAAGGCCATGGTTCGATTACGCTGGAGTTCGACCCTGGCTTTGACCCCGATACCGCGCTAACCGACGTGCGTGATCGCGTGGATATTGCCCGTAGTGAGCTGCCTGACGAGGCCGATGAGCCGCGGGTCATGGAAGTCAACGTGTCGGAATTTCCGGTGTTGACTATCGGCCTCTCCGGGCAACTGGATACCCGCGAACGCATGACGATTGCACGGCGCCTGCAGGAAGAGATCGAAGGCATCGCCGATGTACTGGAAGTGGACATAGCCGGTGAGCGGGAAGACCTGCTGGAAATCGTCGTTGATCCGCTGGTACTGGAGAGTTATGGGGTCGATTTTGATGCGCTGTTTAATCAGGTATCGCGCAATAACCGCCTAGTGGCGGCAGGCAGTTTGGATACCGGCGCGGGACGTTTGGCATTAAAAGTCCCCGGTATTATTGAATCCCTTGACGATGTCATGAATATGCCAGTCAAGGTGGATGAGGATCGCGTCGTCACCTTTGGTGATGTGGCGTGGATCAACCCTACCTACAAAGACCCCGCGGGCTTTGCCCGTATTGATGATCAGCCTGCGGTGGTACTGGAAGTTTCCAAACGTGCCGGGGCCAATATCATCGCCACCATTGGCGCGGTGCGAGAGCGCCTGGCGGAAGCCGATGATTTATTGCCTGAGCAGCTTCGCTTCACCACTATTCTGGATGAGTCGACCACCGTTGAAAATATGCTCTCCGAGCTGCTCAACAACGTACTCACCGCCGTGGTACTGGTACTGATTGTGGTGGTCGCGGTGATGGGCTGGCGCATGGCACTGTTGGTAGGCCTGACTATTCCCGGCGCCTTCTTGACCGGCATCCTGCTGGTGTGGGCATTTGGGTTTACGCTCAATATCGTGGTGCTGTTTGCGCTGATTTTAGTGGCTGGTATGTTGGTCGACGGTGCGATTGTGGTGAGTGAACTTGCCGACCGCTATCTCCACGATGGTCAAACGCCCCATCAAGCGTGGCTCAATGCTGCCTCGCGAATGAGTTGGCCGGTGATTGCCTCGACGGCCACTACGCTGGCGGTGTTTATTCCCCTGCTGTTCTGGCCCGGCGTAGTGGGGCAGTTTATGAAGTACCTGCCCGCCACAGTGATTCTATGCCTGCTGGCATCGCTGGCCATGGCGCTGGTGTTCTTGCCTACCTTAGGGCGCTTGTTTACCCGCACCGACACGAAACAATCAACGGCTAACAATGAAGAGGCCACAACGTCCTTCGGGCGCGGCTATCGCCACCTGCTGACCAGGCTGCTTAAGCACCCGGCCTGGGTGCTGCTGGTCACCGTGCTATTGATGGTGTTGCTGTATACCGGCTATGCGCGTTTCAACCACGGTGTCGACTTTTTCCCCAGCGTAGAGCCTGATAGCGCCCAGGTATTGGTACGCGCCCGGGGTGATTTCTCCGCCGTGGAGACCGATGCCATTGTCCAGCGGGTAGAGGCGAAGCTTTCCGGCATGAGCGAAGTGAGAGCGCTCTATGCACGCTCGTTTGCAGTGCCTAACGAGCAAATGGGCAGTGATGTGGTTGGTATGCTGCAGTTCCAGTTTATCGACTGGCATGAGCGGCGCCCTGCCCAGGCGATTCTGGACGATATGGCCGAGCGCGCCCGGGATATTCCCGGCATTACGCTGGAGTTCCAGGAGCAGGAAATGGGCCCTGGCGGCGGTAAACCCATCGTACTGGAGGTGAGCGCCACGAATCCTAACGTCGCTGATGCAGGCGTTAACCAGTTAGCCCAGTTAATGCGCGAACTGGGCGGTTTTACCGACATTCAGGATAACCGCAGCCTACCCGGCGTGGAGTGGCAGGTGAATGTGGACCGCGAATCCGCGGCGCGCATGGGCACCGATGTCACGACCATTGGTAGCGCGGTGCAACTGCTGACCACGGGCCTGCAGGTGGCGAGCTATCGCCCGCCCGAAGTCAGCGATGAAGTGGATATCCGCGTGCGCCTGCCGCAAAACTGGCGCTCGCTGGATCAATTGGAGCGCTTGACCATCAATACCCAGCGGGGTCAGGTGCCTATCTCGCACTTTGTGACCCTTGAACCGGCACCAAAGGTGGGCACCCTTAACCGTATCGACGGTCGCCGGGCGATTACCATCGATGCGGATCTCGCTCCCGGTTATCTTGCCGATGAGCGCCTGCGGGCGCTGCTAGAGGCGGGTCGCGATAGCCTGCCTGACGGCTTAATGGTCAATGTGGCAGGCGAGCAGGAGGATCAGCAGGAGTCGATGCAGTTCCTGGCCAGCGCGTTCATGATTGCTATTGGCCTGATGGCGCTGATTCTGGTCACTCAGTTCAACAGCTTCTATCAGGCGGGGTTGGTGCTCTCGGCAATTGTCTTCTCCACCGCGGGGGTGCTGATGGGCCTGCTGATTACCGGCCAGGCTTTCGGCATTGTCATGGTGGGGATGGGCGTGATTGCCCTGGCGGGCATCGTGGTGAATAACAACATCGTGTTGATCGACACCTACAACGAGCTGCGCGGCCAAGGTATGACGCCCGGCGAGGCCGCGCTGGAAGCGGGTTGCTTACGCCTTCGTCCGGTGCTGTTAACGGCGATTACCACGGTGTTAGGTCTGATGCCGATGGTGCTGGGGATCAATGTCGATCTGTTTACCCCTGCCCTCGGCTTTAATGCGCCCTCCGCCCAGTGGTGGACGCAAATGTCGAGCGCCATCGCCGGTGGCCTCACCTTCGGCACCGCGCTAACACTGCTGCTTACCCCCTGCATGCTGGTGATTGGGGGTAAGTTGCGGCGCGAGAGGATTGCGAGCTAA
- a CDS encoding copper resistance protein NlpE N-terminal domain-containing protein produces the protein MQLKSLLAGSAMLALLAGCASGPMEQQQEEAATAQANYQGSLPCRNCDGIDLDVTMMGEEMSAMEERTFTLNATYRNHPQTPPDENYAGNWEVLTGTPSDPDATVYELTPDGDGQIYYFMRIDESTLELIDPERRRFENGEMLQLKRQ, from the coding sequence ATGCAACTTAAGAGTTTGCTAGCCGGTTCGGCTATGTTGGCACTATTAGCTGGCTGTGCAAGCGGTCCGATGGAACAGCAGCAAGAGGAAGCAGCGACCGCACAGGCTAATTACCAGGGCTCGCTACCTTGCCGCAACTGCGATGGTATCGATCTGGATGTCACGATGATGGGTGAAGAGATGAGCGCGATGGAAGAGCGCACTTTCACACTGAACGCTACCTACCGGAACCATCCCCAAACCCCTCCCGATGAAAATTATGCGGGTAACTGGGAAGTGCTGACCGGTACGCCGTCTGACCCAGACGCCACCGTTTACGAGCTGACGCCAGATGGCGATGGCCAAATCTATTACTTCATGCGTATTGATGAAAGCACGCTGGAATTGATTGACCCAGAACGTCGTCGTTTTGAAAATGGTGAAATGTTGCAGCTAAAGCGCCAATAA
- a CDS encoding ABC transporter substrate-binding protein, with protein sequence MKMISRFGLGLLLSSSLVTAHADDVKIGMITTLSGGGSHLGVDVRDGFMLALEQSGRDDVEVLIQDDARRPDLARSLSNEFIQRDDVDILTGIIWSNLAMAVVPSVTRQGTFYLSPNAGPSDLAGRMCHENYFNVAYQNDNLHGAMGAYMREEGYERPIIMAPNYPAGTDALAGFKHLYEGEVVGELYTQMGQTDYAAEIAQIRDSDADSLFFFLPGGMGISFMKQWESSGVDMPIFGAAFSFDEVLIKAVGSAAIGARNTSLWAYDLENDASARFVEGFQAAYDRMPTLYAAQGYDTANLILSALETAHPDDKDAFREALRAADFDSVRGEFRFGPNQHPIQDIYVREVVEGDDGEPTNRLIGVAIEDIQDVYYEQCEM encoded by the coding sequence ATGAAAATGATATCCCGCTTTGGCCTTGGCTTACTGCTCTCATCCAGCTTGGTAACAGCTCATGCCGATGACGTCAAGATCGGCATGATCACCACCCTTTCAGGCGGCGGTTCGCACCTGGGCGTGGACGTTCGCGACGGTTTCATGCTGGCGCTTGAGCAGTCTGGCCGCGACGATGTGGAAGTACTGATTCAGGATGATGCTAGACGCCCTGACTTGGCGCGCAGTTTGTCTAATGAATTTATACAGCGTGATGATGTTGATATTCTGACCGGCATCATCTGGTCCAACCTGGCGATGGCGGTGGTGCCCTCCGTTACCCGTCAGGGCACCTTCTACCTTTCTCCCAATGCCGGCCCTTCCGATCTGGCTGGTCGCATGTGCCACGAAAACTACTTTAACGTGGCGTACCAAAACGACAACCTGCACGGCGCCATGGGTGCCTACATGCGCGAAGAGGGTTATGAGCGCCCGATCATCATGGCGCCCAACTACCCGGCGGGTACTGATGCGTTAGCGGGCTTCAAGCACCTGTATGAAGGTGAGGTCGTTGGCGAGCTTTACACCCAAATGGGCCAGACCGACTACGCCGCTGAAATTGCCCAGATTCGCGATAGTGATGCCGACAGCCTGTTCTTCTTCCTGCCCGGCGGTATGGGCATCTCGTTCATGAAGCAGTGGGAGAGCTCCGGTGTCGATATGCCGATCTTTGGCGCCGCCTTCTCGTTTGATGAAGTTCTTATCAAAGCAGTAGGCAGTGCGGCGATTGGTGCACGTAATACCTCGCTATGGGCCTACGATCTTGAAAATGACGCCAGCGCACGCTTTGTAGAGGGTTTCCAGGCAGCCTATGACCGCATGCCAACGCTTTACGCGGCACAGGGTTACGACACCGCCAACCTGATTCTGAGTGCGCTGGAAACTGCCCACCCTGATGACAAAGATGCCTTCCGCGAAGCGCTGCGGGCCGCCGACTTTGACAGCGTGCGCGGTGAGTTCCGCTTTGGCCCCAACCAGCACCCTATCCAGGATATTTACGTGCGTGAAGTCGTTGAAGGTGACGATGGGGAGCCCACCAATCGCCTGATCGGTGTCGCCATCGAAGATATCCAGGACGTCTATTACGAACAGTGCGAAATGTAA